Below is a genomic region from Pseudomonadota bacterium.
ACAGAAAATATGCCATAATCTTAATTTTTATTGTGGCTGCAATTTTAACGCCTCCAGACGTGTTAAGCCAAATTTTGCTAGCTATCCCCCTAATGATCCTTTATGAAGGGACAATTTGGATCATTCGTCGTAATGAGTATTTAAGTGAGACTTTAAAAAAACATGTTTGATCTCAAATGGATTCGTGAAAATAAAGATTTTTTTGATCAAGGGCTTCAACGTCGTGGGGTATCTTCCCAAAGTACACTTCTTTTAGAAATGGATGAGGCCTTACGTTCGCTCCAAACAGAAATTCAAACAATCAATGAACAGCGCAATGTTACAGCTCGTAAAATGGGAGAACTTAAGAAAAAAGGGGAAGATATAACAGCGCTTGTCCAAGAAGGCGCTCAGCTTAAAAACCTTCTCCCAGAACTTGAAGAAAAAGAAAGAACACTTCATCAACAAATTTTTAATATTCTTGCCTCTTTGCCAAACCTTCCACAAGAAGATCTTCCGGTAGGCGATGAAACGGCCAATAAAGAAATAAAAAAAGAAGGGACCCCCCCCTCTTTTTCTTTTACACCCAAACAGCATTTTGAATTAGGTGAATCCCTTGGGCTTATGGATTTTGAGCAGGCTGCTTATATTTCGGGTGCGCGTTTTGTCATCCTAAAAGGGCCCTTAGCACATCTTGAACGTGCCCTTGCTTCTTTTATGTTAGATATCCATACACGAGAATTTGGATATCAGGAAGTTTCCCTTCCCCTTCTTGTTAAAGATGATGCTTTATTCGGAACGGGGAATCTTCCTAAATTTTCAGAAGATCTTTTTAAAACAACAAGTGATCACTGGCTTATTCCAACAGCAGAAGTTCCTTTAACCAACATAGTTGCTCAAAAAATCTTAGAAGAAAGTACTCTTCCTCTTCGCCTAACAGCTTACACACCCTGTTTTCGATTAGAAGCCGGATCTGCAGGCCGAGATACACGCGGCATGCTCCGTCAACATCAGTTTGGAAAGGTTGAATTGGTAAGTATTACAACGCCCTCTCAAGCTTCCGCCGAACACGAACGCATGCTCATGGCTGCTCAAACAGTTCTTAAGCGTCTTGAAATTCCCTATCGTGTTATGCTCCTTGCAACACAAGACATCAGTCCTGCCTCTCAAAAAACATACGATCTTGAAGCATGGCTTCCTGGCCAAAATTGTTACCGTGAAATCTCGAGCTGCTCTTTATGTGGCTCTTATCAAGCACGACGCATGAATGCACGATATCGTCCTCAAGATCCTCTTCATAAAAAACCTCTTTTTGTTTCCACTCTTAATGGCTCGGGTATTGCGGTTGGACGCGCTCTTATTGCGCTTCTTGAAAACCATCAACAAGAAGATGGATCTATTCGCATCCCTTTTGCTTTAAGTCCTTATCTTAACAACGCTGAAAAGATTACATCCCATGGTACTATTGAATAAAATTTCTGAGAATTATTCTCTTTCTTCTTTGCGCATCCTTGTTACTAATGATGATGGAATTCATGCGCCTGGACTTAAGATTCTTACAAAAATTGCGCGAACACTCTCAAATGATGTTTGGACTGTTGCACCCGAACAAGAGCAAAGTGGTGCAGGTCATTCTTTAACGCTTTCAAAACCTTTACGAATTCGAAAACTTGCAAATCGTCGTTATAGCGTTGATGGAACACC
It encodes:
- the serS gene encoding serine--tRNA ligase, with the protein product MFDLKWIRENKDFFDQGLQRRGVSSQSTLLLEMDEALRSLQTEIQTINEQRNVTARKMGELKKKGEDITALVQEGAQLKNLLPELEEKERTLHQQIFNILASLPNLPQEDLPVGDETANKEIKKEGTPPSFSFTPKQHFELGESLGLMDFEQAAYISGARFVILKGPLAHLERALASFMLDIHTREFGYQEVSLPLLVKDDALFGTGNLPKFSEDLFKTTSDHWLIPTAEVPLTNIVAQKILEESTLPLRLTAYTPCFRLEAGSAGRDTRGMLRQHQFGKVELVSITTPSQASAEHERMLMAAQTVLKRLEIPYRVMLLATQDISPASQKTYDLEAWLPGQNCYREISSCSLCGSYQARRMNARYRPQDPLHKKPLFVSTLNGSGIAVGRALIALLENHQQEDGSIRIPFALSPYLNNAEKITSHGTIE